Proteins encoded within one genomic window of Clupea harengus chromosome 10, Ch_v2.0.2, whole genome shotgun sequence:
- the oma1 gene encoding metalloendopeptidase OMA1, mitochondrial has translation MELMCVRLNFLRSIPTNRQSFSLNVRLLRWYGVGRSHQQERSIPCLQSVYTSRSIRGFERINETGQPSRALFLIRPNTCQNIRTNLKTLGSHQFKRKDNILSAVTLHKQHFHTSGRLQALPAPLLWLLLKPIQKLLAIVLGRSIRKWWIALPPNKQLLLREAAWRRRWHLAGGAAGLLVVMAVFLLTHLDESPVTGRTRLLVFSRENFLELADITAKGYMEEFKDSFISPKDPRQQVVEQVVQHLAQRNQDIAEISTVPWSVHVVDSPVINAFVLPNGKVFIFTGMLEAVADVHQLTFILGHEMAHALIGHSAEQASMSHVVDFLSLILLTAIWAVCPRDSLAALGHWIQGKLVQFMFDRPYSRKLEAEADQVGLQLAAKACADVRAGPVFWQQMEISDQLRGEPTVPEWLSTHPSHRNRVNQLDRLIPQALELRSSCDCPALPATDPRAVFSKSVRLLLDSVKERERAQKDKDGKASGGDGSGRGSGVFLPLPQGPSSPAPAPPVQLGGVLAPAPQALASK, from the exons ATGgagttgatgtgtgtgcgtctcaATTTTTTGCGTTCAATTCCAACGAACAGACAAAGTTTTAGTCTGAATGTTAGGTTGCTTAGATGGTATGGCGTCGGTAGAAGTCATCAACAGGAACGCAGCATACCTTGTTTACAGAGTGTTTACACGTCTCGAAGCATCCGGGGGTTTGAGAGGATAAACGAAACAGGTCAACCTTCAAGAGCGCTGTTCTTGATTCGTCCCAACACGTGTCAGAATATAAGGACAAACCTCAAAACCTTGGGCAGCCATCAGTTCAAAAGGAAAGACAACATCCTCTCAGCTGTCACTTTACATAAACAGCATTTCCATACCTCTGGGCGTCTGCAAGCTTTACCTGCTCCCCTGCTGTGGCTTCTCTTGAAGCCAATTCAAAAGCTCCTGGCTATTGTACTAGGCAG GAGCATCAGGAAATGGTGGATAGCACTTCCTCCCAACAAGCAGCTGCTTCTGCGCGAGGCTGCGTGGCGACGAAGGTGGCACCTGGCAGGCGGAGCGGCGGGGCTGCTGGTTGTCATGGCGGTCTTCCTGCTTACCCACCTGGATGAATCGCCGGTGACTGGCCGCACCAGATTGCTTGTGTTCAGCAGGGAGAACTTCTTGGAGCTGGCCGACATAACCGCAAAGGGG TACATGGAGGAGTTTAAAGACTCCTTTATCTCCCCAAAAGACCCCCGGCAGCAGGTGGTGGAACAGGTGGTGCAGCACCTGGCCCAGAGGAACCAGGACATCGCTGAGATCTCCACCGTGCCCTGGAGCGTCCATGTGGTGGACAGTCCCGTCATCAACGCCTTTGTGCTACCG AATGGGAAGGTGTTCATCTTCACGGGAATGCTGGAGGCTGTGGCGGACGTTCATCAGCTGACCTTTATTCTGGGACATGAGATGGCCCACGCCCTCATCGGACACTCA gctgaGCAGGCTAGCATGTCCCATGTGGTGGACTTCCTGTCGCTGATCCTCCTGACGGCCATCTGGGCCGTGTGTCCGCGGGACAGCCTGGCGGCGCTGGGCCACTGGATCCAGGGCAAACTGGTGCAG TTCATGTTTGATCGGCCCTACAGCAGGAAGCTGGAGGCGGAGGCGGACCAGGTCGGACTGCAGCTGGCTGCCAAG gcGTGTGCGGACGTGAGGGCCGGGCCCGTGTTCTGGCAGCAGATGGAGATCTCGGATCAGCTGCGGGGCGAACCCACCGTGCCCGAGTGGCTCTCCACCCACCCGTCCCACCGGAACCGGGTCAACCAGCTGGACCGCCTCATccctcag gCTCTGGAGCTGAGGTCCAGTTGCGACTGCCCGGCGCTGCCCGCCACTGACCCACGGGCCGTCTTCTCCAAGAGCGTGCGTCTGCTGCTGGACAGTGTGAAGGAGCGAGAGCGTGCCCAGAAGGACAAGGATGGGAAAGCGTCTGGAGGTGATGGCAGTGGCCGCGGTAGTGGTGTCTTCCTGCCTCTTCCCCAGGGCCCCTCCTCCCCGGCCCCTGCGCCTCCTGTGCAGCTGGGTGGAGTGCTGGCCCCTGCGCCTCAGGCCCTCGCCAGCAAGTGA